The window aggtaAATGGGCCCACtgaagttggccggtgtggactcgctggtgctccagcagctggtcaaggcgggtgaagcccttaccacaggacgggcaggggaagggatgCTCACCActgtgggtacgccggtgctgccacaggctggacatgcaggtgaaacccttgccacattcagcgcacacaaagggtctctctccgaTGTGCATCCGCTGGTGCTCACGCAACCCCCATGCGTTCTTGTCACAGTGGTAGCAGCTGCTCGCCCGCGTGggtccgccggtgctgccgcaacccccgcgagctgtcaaactcctcaccgcagtacgggcagtcgtagggctggccactcgTGTGCACATGCTGGTGAACCAGGGCGTGGGAGGCCATGGTGAAGCGCTCTCCACGCACCGGGATGGGGACGGGATGGTCGCctgtgtgcacccgctggtgggacagcaggttggaggagcgggtgaagccctttccgcactgggtgcaggtgaaggggcgctcgctggtgtgggtgcgctggtgcttcagcaggttgctggactgggtgaagcccttgccgcactgggcgcaggtgtaggggcgctcgctggtgtgggtgcgctggtgtaaCAGCAGGCTGTAGGACTGggcgaagcccttgccgcactgggcgcaagtgtaggggcgctcgccagtgtgggtgcgctggtgcttcatcAGGTTGCTGGACtggatgaagcccttgccgcactgggcgcaggtgtaggggcgctcgcccgGTGTGTGTTCGCTGGTGCCTCAGTAGGCTGCTGGACAGGTTGAAGCTCTTGCCACACTGGGCACAGATGTAGGGGCGCTCGGCGGTGTGGGTTCGCTGGTGCTCCAGTGCGTGACTAGACTGGGCGAAGCCcatgccgcactgggcgcagatgAAGGGGCGCTCACCGGTGTGGGTTCGCTGGTGCTTCGTCAGGCTGCCTGAGAGGTTGAAgcacttgccgcactgggcacaggtgtagggacgctcgtcGGTGTGGGTTCGCTGGTGATCCAGCATTCCGCCGGAGGAGGTGTagctcttgccgcactgggcgcagttgtagggacgctcgccggtgtgggtgcgctggtgctgcagCAGGTGACTGGACCgcttgaagcccttgccgcactggccgcaggtgtaggggcgctcgccggtgtgggtgcgctggtgctccagcaggctgctggaatgggtgaagcccttgccgcactgggcacaggtgtagggacgctcgccggtgtgggtgcgctggtgcttcatcaggttgctggaggaggtgaagcccttgccgcactgggcgcagatgtagggccgctccccggtgtgcacgaGCCTGTGCTGCTTCAGCTCTGGCgatgacttgaagcctttgccgcagttggAGCAGTTGAacggccgctcactgctgtgcacccgctggtggtcctGCAGCCTCGACAACagggcaaagctcttgccgcatgTGGAGCAGCCATacggcttctcgcccgtgtgcacccacCGGTGGATCTTCAGATGATTCgccgtcttgaagctcttgccgcagtctgAGCAGtcaaaggggcgttctcccgtgtgcacccgccggtgaatCTCCAGTTCGCTCGGGCTCCgaaaggccttgccacacacgtcacactcataacgcttctccttgttgtgccccgtcatgtggtcctccattgAAGCTCAGCCCCTTGAAGCTCTGCTCACACACCGAGCagttgggtggggggtgggggcctagACACCCTCAATGGCCGCTGACATACCGGCCTCTCCGTCCACAGCAGCGGCtactaaaccctgcaggaggggaacacagaagGTCAACACACTCTgagtaaaaatgattttctcatctcggtcctaaaagatttccctcttatccttaaactgtgactcctagttctggacttctccaacatcgggaataatcttcctgcatctagcctgtccaaccccttaagaattttgtaagtttctataagatccccccacaatcttctaaattctagtgtgtacaagccgagtctatccagtctttctccagatgaaagtcctgacatcccaggaatcagtctggtgaaccttctgtctttcctcagattaggagaccaaatctgtacgcaattttccagttgtggtctcaccaatatcctgtacaactgcagtggaacctccctgctcttatactcaaatccttttgctacgaaatttcttccaacatttcaaagacgtccagggttgtagattaatcggcctttgcaacattgttaaattgtccctgatgtgcgtaggacagtgctagtgccagtgctggtcggcgcggactccgcgggccgaaagtcctgttttcgcgctgcatctctaaactaaactaaaccaaagaagggtctcgacctaaaatgtcacccagctcattctctctgtctctctgtctgaaaTACTGAATCTTGCcctgacatatatatatatatatatatatatatatatatatatatatatatatatatatgtatgtagtttgtttgtttatactattcttataacaaatgtaaagtactttggccaacgagagttgtttttaaaatgtgacttgacccaaaatgtcacccatagaTTACacaacatagattacaagacctacaccaaacccaacccCATTAGGAGCAGATGatggcattcgatccaatttgtgatcccagctacaaagccaGATGTGTTGGtgcagcaattcgttcttcccccgcacacacacacacacacacacacacacacacacacacacacacacacacacacacacaattaaagcatggaataatctccaatttactatagttacccaaccagatgcaactacatttaaaatagctctttcttcccaatcacCCTATCTGGCTTcagtcctcccttcaccacctccacagtttaaattccatttggaatattttggaggaacaagaaaccaagaaccagctcattctctctgtctctgtgtgaaaCACTCAATCTGgccccgaccaaagatcctacagcagagcgctctgctataggatctttggccccGACATCCACGCGCCGAGTCCGGAAGCGCCCGAGTCCGAGTTGAGCCGAGTGCGTGAGCGCCGCCGCCGGAAACACCCGAGTGCGTGAGCGCCGCCGCCGGAAACAACCGAGTGCGTGAGCGACGCCTCCGGAAACACCCGAGTGCGTGAGCCAAGATGGCGGACATGGACGGGCTGGTCAAACCCGTCATCCACGGCCGCGGGCCCGGCCCCGGGCTGCAGCGCTTCATCCCCGGCGGGCACCAAGGTAACGGGCGGGGCGGGCATCAAGGTAACGGGGCGGAGCcgctgggggggagagagagactcaCTGAGGGGAGACGCTGATGGCGGCGGCGGCGATCAAGATGGCGGCAGCTCCGGGCACCAACCGTCGGCAGGTCCCGCCCCACGACCGCGCTGATTGGACGAGGAGGTGGAGACTGACGGCCGAGCCGGCCAATGGGCGGAGGGTTAGAGGGACATCCCGCCTCCCATAGGCGCTGATTGGATGGGAACTGTGATGGGCGGACGGATCCTCCAATGGGCGGGCTGATGGGCTGGAGACGGGTTGACGGACGGAAGGACCGGCCAATGGGCGGGCGGGGGTTGTAGGTTATCCCGCTCACTGTCGTTGCTGGTTGGATGGAGACGGGCGAGGGGCGGACGGATTATCcaatgaggagggggggagggtctgAGGGTTGTCCCGACCGCGCTCATTGGAGGAGGATGGTAGACTGAGGAATGGAAGGGCCAATGGGCGGGAGAGTTGGTGACTGTCCCGCCTCTAGACGTGGCTGATCGGATGGTGATGGGCAGCTAGATCATCCAATGGGGGCGAGTTGATGGTTGTCCCGCCTCTAGACGTGGCTGATTGGATGGGGcatggaggtctgaagaagggtttcggcccgaaacgttgtctatttccttcgctccatagatgctgctgcacccgctgagtttctccagcttttttgtgtaatcttcgattctccagcatctgcagttccctcttaaacgctGATTGGATGGGGATGGGTGATGCCAGCTAGATTATCCAATGAGGGGAGGACTTGGTGGTTGTCCCGTCAAACACaggcagtgattggaggaggaaaCGGCGACGGACATCGGTCTCGGCCAATGGGCGGGGGGACTGGGGGTCGTCCCGCCTCCTGTCGTTGCTcattggaggaggagggagacggACATACGGCCCGGCCAATGGGCGGAGGGTTAGAGGGACATCTGGAGTGTTAAGGTTttggatatccttgtgattgaggcaccgggttgatccctgggatggagggGCTGTCACATGTGGACAGAttgaacatagaagcatagacgacaggtgcaggaggaggccattcggccctttgagccagcaccgccattcaatgtgatcacggctgatcatccacaatcatccccgttcgtgccttctccccatatcccctgactccgctattttcaagagccctatctagctctctctttaaagcatccagcgaaccggcctccacagccccctgagacagagaattccacagactcaccactctctgtgagaaaaaatgtttcctcgtctccgttctaaatggccgaccccttattcttaaactgtgtgtggctcctggttctggactcccccaacatcaggaacatgtttactgcctctagtgtgtccaagcccttaacaatcttatatgtttcaataagataccctctcatccttctaaactccagagtgtacaagcccagctgctctattctctcagcatgacagtcccgccatcccgagaattaaccttgtaaacctacgctgcactctctcaatagcgagaatgtccttcctcataccaggggaccaaaattgcacacaatactccatgtgtggtctcaccaggactctgtacaactgctctttgctccgatattcgattcctcttgatataaaagccaacatgccagtcgctttcttcactgcctgctctacctgcatgcttactttcatagactgatgaacaagaaaccccaggtcccgttgtacttcctcttttcccaacttgacgccatttagatagtgctgcaataggtgcaggagtattaaTTGCCTCATGGCAACATCTTTCCACCtctctgttatttaatgcagaataagaacatattgactgcatgctattttctgcaatttcagatgttgcagctcctagactgtggaacagcatcctctttcccatcagaactgccccctccatcgactcttttatgtcaagactaaagacatctatattcccaagcctttcctgacgtcctctgagtgagggcgacatatatatatatgtatgtaatttGTTTTGTTATGCtaatcttataacaaatgtaaagcactttggccaacgagagttgttttttaaatgtgctatataaataaatgtgacttgacttgacttgacatccttaagttatacatcatttgtaaatcttgctcaaaacaaatttaattttgtaaaatacttcatttagataaccccaccattacagacagatctcattccactctctggctattgggaagaccagacccattttattgttgagaaacaactccatagacacaaaaGCATTAAGGAACTTTCCAGGGCGATAggaactggaatcttcatattgctattattttcccaaatactgcagttgtgaacagtgtgattagattaattaattacagagtgcaagtgtaatacaaaatcaactcaaacaccgcttatgagccatttaaaaagaaatgatttaaaaaacattaaaaaagaaaattaccagagtcaaaatttataaacattttattctttaagacGAATTAACCAAATTATGAaggaacagaattatgaactaaaccTATATCAcatacacaaactgttccccgcaACGTTGACTACACTGCGAGGCAGGTtcggtccggttactgaaatggacaaCAAAATACCCAGGTTCCGCTCCATtgctactacacgtcagcccattgcattacgcaggagtggcctatcgtgctccgctataggatctttggtagggaTTACCtggaattagagaagtcaatgttcataccgctgagttgcaaactgcccaagcaaaatatgaggtgctgctcctccaatttatggtgggcctcactctggccatggaggaggcccaggacagaaaggtaggattcagaatgggagggggttgaagtgctgagccactgggagatcaggttggttaatgcagaccgagcggaggtgtttggtgtgtgtgagtgtgtgtgtgtgcgtgagagagaTAGTGTGTgtcagagagcaagagagagaggatgtgtgtgtgcgtgagtgtgtgtgcgtgagagagaaagtgtgtgagagagagcaagagagaggatgtgtgtgtgcatgtgatagAGGGAGTGTGAGATAGGGAGCGAcagagggagtgtgagagagagggagagggtgagagggagtgagagagaggaagtgtgagagagaggagggagcacAAGAAGGTGTGTGCATGTGAGGGAGCGAGAGAAGGAGTGagatagagagcgagagagaggaatgtgtgtgcatgtgagagaGTGGGAgtgtgagaggggtgagagagagggagtgtgagagagggagagagagagggagtgagagagaggagtgtGGCATGAGAGGGTCAAGTGgagatataacatataacaattacagcacggaaacagaccatctcgacccttctagtccgtgccgaacacataatctcccctagtcccatatacctgcgctcagaccataaccctccattcccttcccatccatataactatccaatttatttttaaatgataaaaacaaacctgcctccaccaccttcactggaagctcattccacacagctaccactctctgagtaaagaagttccccctcatgttacccctgaacttcagtccccttaattttcaagtcatgtccccttgagaTAATttgtgtacgggggggggggggggggggggggggggtggagaagtgtggggagaggggatagagaggaatgtatatgtgcagctttaagggacattggtgaggtagcatttggagtattgtatacagttctggtcattccattggtttacaaaaaatgacacaaaatgctggagtaactcagcgggacaggcagcatctcgagagcaGGGATAGGTGATTGAAGAAATGACcgtaaacattacccattccttccagcattttgcgtctagataagagagtcaagagtcaagagtcaagagtcaatttaattgtcatttggacccctggaggtccaaacgaaatgccgtttctgcagccatacattacacacaaatagacccagacacaacataattgcatttaacttaaacatccatcacatagctggccaaataaacttatccaaaaaaacctccccccccactgccccccccccccccccccgatgtcagagtcaaagtcatagcccccggctggcgatggcgattgtcccgcggccattaaagccacgccgggtgctgcgaggtcgcacaccgggtctcggtgttggagcccccggtgtgcgctcgcagagtccgcggccattccagccgcgcggggcagtgatgtaggccccgctccaggagctcttcaaccccgcaactcgggcgggagaattcgccattGCAGAagtcccgaaaagcggtctccctccagggagccgcgggctcccggtgccgtaaGCCGTAACAAACAGCGCCTATCTATCcacgtggcggtgtgccagcTGGCTGGAGGAGCGGGTAAATGCCTTGCCACAGAGTCGGCAGGTGCAGGGGAACTGGCCGGTTTGGACTtgccggtgctccagcaggtggtcaaggcgggtgaagcccttccCACATGCCGGGCAGGTGAAGGGACGCTCACCACTGTGGGTACGCCAGTGCTGCCACAGGCTGAACATGCGGCTGTAACCCTTGttacactcagcgcacacaaagggtctctttCTGGTGTGTATCCACTGGTGCTCCAGCAGCCCCCATGCTCTCTTGCCatagtgggagcagctgctcgccgacGTGGGTCCACCAGTGCTGCCGCAACGCCCTCGAGCTGTCAAACACCTCACCGCAGtgcgggcagtcgtagggctggccactggtgtccACGCGCTGGTGATGCACGGCATGGAAGGCCATGGCAAACGCTCTCCACATACCGAGTTGGGGATGGGACGGTCGCcggtgtgcacccgctggtgggacagcagcttggaggagcaggtgaagcccttgccgcactggacgcaggtgaaggggcgctcttcggtgtggatgcgctggtgaGACAGCAGGTTGCCGGaggaggtgaagcccttgccgca of the Leucoraja erinacea ecotype New England unplaced genomic scaffold, Leri_hhj_1 Leri_200S, whole genome shotgun sequence genome contains:
- the LOC129716282 gene encoding zinc finger protein 239-like is translated as MEDHMTGHNKEKRYECDVCGKAWQSPSELEIHRRVHTGERPFDCSECGKSFKTANVLKTHRQVHTGEMPYGCSTCSKSFAQLSGLRNHLRVHSSERPFSCSDCGKGFKSSPELKQHRYIHTGERPYTCTQCGNGFTQSCSLLQHQRTHTGEGPFTCAQCGKGFTSSGNLLSHQRIHTEERPFTCVQCGKGFTCSSKLLSHQRVHTGDRPIPNSVCGERLPWPSMPCITSAWTPVASPTTARTAVRCLTARGRCGSTGGPTSASSCSHYGKRAWGLLEHQWIHTRKRPFVCAECNKGYSRMFSLWQHWRTHSGERPFTCPACGKGFTRLDHLLEHRQVQTGQFPCTCRLCGKAFTRSSSQLAHRHVDR